The Stratiformator vulcanicus genome has a segment encoding these proteins:
- a CDS encoding cysteine desulfurase family protein, which produces MPDPIYLDNNATTRPLPEVIETVAEASRIAFANPGSRHGLGRQARQILEDSRESIAKIIDCDPSELIFTSGGTESINLALFGFATGPRRKLVRPAGEHPATVEATESLRQRGWGIAEIALDGAGRFAPASLDAIDWTQVGLATSLLAHNETGVIQDLAPLAARCREQRVPLHIDALQAVGKMPVSFRELGCAALSFGAHKFHGPRGVGGLVICRGWKPTPLQFGGFQEHELRPGTEPVALVAGMAKALELWSNERDDRTARMTSLRDRFESSLAEKCGPIVINGSEANRLPNTSNIAFPGLDGEALLVTLDLEGIACSLGSACKSGSVEPSPVLVAMGLTADIYNASVRFSLGADTSEAEIDEAVSRIAGVVASLRAVEAAV; this is translated from the coding sequence ATGCCCGATCCCATCTATCTCGACAACAACGCAACGACCCGGCCTCTGCCGGAGGTCATCGAGACGGTCGCCGAGGCGTCGCGTATCGCCTTCGCCAACCCGGGCAGCCGTCACGGTTTGGGCCGCCAGGCCCGGCAGATCCTGGAGGATTCCCGCGAATCGATTGCGAAGATCATCGATTGCGACCCGTCCGAATTGATCTTCACCAGTGGCGGCACCGAGTCGATCAATCTGGCACTGTTCGGTTTCGCCACGGGTCCGCGCCGCAAGCTCGTGCGCCCCGCCGGCGAGCATCCCGCGACAGTTGAAGCGACCGAATCGCTTCGCCAGCGTGGCTGGGGCATCGCCGAAATCGCGCTCGACGGGGCAGGGCGGTTCGCCCCGGCTTCGCTCGATGCGATCGATTGGACACAGGTCGGCTTAGCGACTTCGCTCCTGGCACACAATGAGACCGGTGTGATTCAGGATCTCGCGCCACTCGCTGCTCGCTGTCGGGAACAACGGGTCCCTCTGCATATCGACGCCCTGCAAGCGGTCGGCAAAATGCCGGTCTCGTTCCGCGAACTTGGCTGCGCTGCGCTGTCGTTCGGGGCCCACAAGTTTCATGGGCCACGCGGTGTGGGCGGCCTTGTGATTTGTCGCGGCTGGAAGCCGACGCCGTTGCAATTCGGCGGGTTCCAGGAGCACGAACTACGACCGGGGACCGAACCGGTCGCGTTGGTCGCCGGAATGGCGAAAGCCTTGGAACTGTGGTCAAACGAGCGTGACGACCGCACGGCTCGCATGACGTCGCTGCGGGACCGCTTCGAGTCGAGTCTTGCCGAGAAATGCGGCCCGATCGTGATCAACGGGTCCGAAGCGAACCGTCTGCCCAACACGTCGAATATCGCGTTTCCGGGTCTCGACGGCGAAGCGCTGCTCGTCACGCTCGACCTCGAAGGCATCGCCTGCTCGCTTGGTAGCGCGTGCAAAAGCGGCTCGGTCGAGCCATCGCCGGTTCTGGTCGCGATGGGCCTAACGGCGGACATCTACAACGCCAGCGTCCGCTTCTCACTCGGAGCCGACACGTCCGAGGCGGAGATCGATGAGGCGGTCAGTCGAATTGCGGGGGTGGTCGCCAGCCTGCGGGCTGTCGAAGCGGCGGTCTGA